GCCATCGTTATCGGTGTCGTCACAGAGGACGGCGGGGTCACGCTGGGTCTCCTCGTAGGTGATGGTCCGACCCTTCGGAAACGTAATGTCCATCGTCTGCTCGTCCACCCGCTCCACCATCCACTCGGTTCCTTGCCGAAATTGGATCTTGTCGTTCTCGTACTGAACGGAGGAGGGATACATCATGCAATTCCCTTCCTCCCCCACACGCCACGTTTCGATCCACTGGTCTTCAATGCGGAGATAGACTGTGTACTTCTCTCCCTCCCGCTGAAAGTCGTGCTTCAGCGTCTGGGCCTCGGCAGTCGGCACCGTAGCAAATGCGAACAGGGCAGCGTAGAGGAGGCACTGGAGAAACCGGGTCACGATACGAAGCTGTGTGTCGGGAGGTGAGGATCGGCGGGGTTCCGTGTCGCGGTTCCGATGCACCAAGACGTGTTCTTGACGAATGCCGTCTCGGAAGATTCTGACAAACTGGATTGGAAGAACGGTTTGTGCCTCTGAAGAACCGCGACTGTAGGCTTTGTGTAGTAGTTAGGAGCACGTCGCGCCAGCAAAATTGCTCCGTCGTATCAACGGCCGAACGTAATAGAATTGGAAGCCCTGGTCTAAATCGGAAATCGCGAAGATCTGAGACATCTCTAGACCCCGATTTGTACCCGAGGATCTGAGTTCACGTACTGTATGGGAATCCCGTAGGGCTCCGTGGCGGAAAACAATCGCGCCTCACTCTCCCTGTTTTCCTCGCCCTTCCTTCTTCTAAGGGGTAGTAAGCTGTCTCGAAGTCAATCGCGTCGACCCATAAGAGAAGAAGCCCCCACGAAGGAGACGATCTGGGGGGCTTTAAGCCTTGCGGAAACGACGCACGACAGGGGACTTGGAATGAAGCTCTGCGGTTTCAGTGATCGGGGCCACAATGCCGTTTCGGACGATTCGCCTCCTTTCATCGTGCTCCCCTCCTCCGATGCGTCAGACGATCTAACCCGTCGCCACGGCCGTGACCATTGTGATGTGCCTTCCCTTAGGCCATCCGCATGGACTTCGGCAAGAGCGCCTCAGACAACACAGACGAAGATCACCAGGTATTGCTACTTTGCCGCGGAGCCCAGATGGAAGAACTCCTGCTTACTGTATACAAAAGGGATCAAGAAGAGAGGACTTCTACGTCCGCGGAAGAAGTAGACCCGAAAAGCAGTCAGTCTTCTTCGGACTGGACGTGAAGCTCGTGCCGCTCCGTATCTACCTCAATGCCGGGGTCGTCGACCGACGCGAGGGCCGATTCCAGGTCCAGATCGGGACGGGGAAGCCCCGCCACCACGAGCGTCCAGAAGTCGGCGTCGTAGCTTCGAGGATCAATGGCCGCGGCGCCGGTCGTGATGTCAACCTGTAGTGCCAACCGGAGGGCCCCGGTCTCGGCGTCTCGGTAGGTCGTCGTAAAAAGATGCTCCTCGCTACGGGTCGTCTCTACCCGGAGGTCGTCTCCCTCCTCGGAGGTCACGAGGCTCTCTCCCACGGCGATCTCAGTCGGTTCGTCGGGCATGCGGCAGCGGGTATTTTGGGGGAGTGTATTGGTTTAAAACGTAAGCACCAGCCGGTTCGACCGAAAGGTCGCCCCGCGCTCGTCTCTGGTCCAAAACGGAACCTCCCCCCGTTTTCATCGATTCCCACCGGTCCAATTTGTCAATTCCGCCCCCCGGCCTATGCCCCTACCTGACTCCGCCCTCGATCCGCTTCGCCGCCGGGCGCGTGAGCTTCTCCCCCGCGCCCACGTGCCATTTTCCGATGCCTCTGCGGCGGCTGTACTCCTTCTGGACGACGGCAACTGGATTCCAGGGGTCCGCCTGGAGAGCGCCTCCTACTCCCTTACCATTCCGGCACTGCTCAATGCCTACACCACGGCCGTCGCCCTCGGTCGCGAAACGTCGATCGCGGCCTTTGTGCTCTCACGCCCCTTTCGCCGAGAAGAAGCCCTCTACGTTGAGGACTTGCCCCAGGGCCCCTTCAAGCCGGCCGCCGATGACGCCTGGATTCGAGGCGCGGGACAAAACAGCACGCTGCCCACTGTGCAGTCTCCAGTCCCCCCAGGCCTCGACGTCTCCATCGACGAGACAGAGGACGGCGTTCAGGCGGTCCGCCACGTGTCGCAGCGGGCCCATGTGCCGTCCTCCGGCTACCCCGTGGGGGCCATTCTTGATACCCAAGAAGGCCCCTTCGTGCCGGGCGTCAACGTAGAGCACCCGGACTGGGCCCGGATCCTCTGTGCCGAGCGGAATGCCCTGGGGACCCTGCAGTCGTACGCGCTTCCGTCGCCGCGTCACCTCTACCTCACGTGCGAGGACGACGCTAACGGCACGCCGTGTGGGGCCTGCCGGCAGCTCCTCGCGGAACTCGCTCCCGAAGCGACGCTTTGGATGGATCGACACGGTGCCCCCCCCGAGCGCTCCAGCGTGTCGGCCCTGCTACCGGGTTCGTTCCAGGGTCGAGCCCTGCTCGGCGCCTCATAAGGCCCTGCAAAGACCCCACCCCGCCCGAATGTCCTCGACACCACGGCAGGCCCGCAACTGAGACGCGCCTGCTCCTCATCGGTCGGGCTGCTGAATGACTCCTTCTCAGCGAACCGCCCCCAACGCCCCGCCGGCCCCGTGCGACCAGCTCCCCCACTGTTCACCGGTCCGTCGGTGGAATCTTCGCTCCGGTCGGCGATTCACGCGAGTAGTTCTGCATGACCCTATACGTTTTTCTCTTCTTCGCCGGCCTGCTGCTGCTTTATCTGGGTGCCGAGGGCCTCATTCAGGGCGCCTCCAGCATTGCCCTCCAGTACGGGATCCGCCCCGTCGTCTTGGGACTGACGGTGGTCGCCCTCGGAACGTCGATGCCGGAGTATCTGGTCAACGTGTTTGCGCTGATATCGGGGGAGTCCCCGCTCGCCATCGGCAACATTATCGGGTCTAACATTAGCAACGTGGCCCTCATCCTTGGGGCGTGTGCCATGGTGCTGCCCCTCGCCGTCGCGCCCGATGTGTTACGACGCGAGTACCCCGTGATGCTCGGCGTGATGGTGCTTTTTTACCTCTGCGCCCTCGACGGCGTCATCGGTGCCAGGGACGGCATTGCGATGGTGATCCTACTCTCCGGGCTCGCCGCCTACGTGTTCTACGACGCCCACCAGACCACAAAGGGCACGGTCCTCGAAAGCATGGAGGGTGAACTCGACTCCGCCGATCCCGAGCTCTCAACCGTGGCCAAGACGGTTTACGTGACTGGCGGCATGGGGGGACTCACGCTCGGGGCGCATCTGATGGTCGAAAACGCCTTAGCGATCTCGGATGTCCTGAACATCGACCACGTTGTGATCGGCCTGACGGTGGTGGCGATTGGCACGAGCCTGCCCGAGTTGGCGGCCTCCATGGTGGGCACCTTGAAGAAGGAGGTCGACATGACCGTGGGCAACGTGATTGGGAGCAATCTCTTAAATGTGTTGTTCGTGGTGGGGACGCTGGCCATCGCCGAGCCCATCACGGTCGATCCAGAGACAATCCGCCTGCACTTTCCCGTCATGCTGGGATTTTGTGCCCTGGTGGTGCCCCTAACCTGGTGGGATCAAAAGATTACTCGGGTGGAAGGGGCATTCATGGTGATTGCCTTTCTGGCGTTCATGGTGTTTCTGTATGTGTGAGTCGCCTGCGTCCGCCCTCGGAGAGGTCTTCCCTTCGGGCCTCCTGTCTGGACTCCCGGTGCGAACGGCCCGGCTCCCTCCCGTTCTGGCCGTCACGATCTGCTTGTGCGCGTTCTGCATCGTGCAGCCGGCCGGGGGGACTCCCGCCGACAGCGCGTCCGCGGAGAAGTACTGGATCCTTCTCACGGACCGGCCCTCCGAGCCCTCTTCTATCAGTGATACGTCTTCGGCCCGTCCGGTCGCGCCGGCGTTTCTGAACCGCCTCCGTGCCCTCAACGTGCGGCCTCTTGTCCGGAGCCGCTGGCTCCACGCCGTCTCCGCTCGGCTCTCGCCCGACACCCGTGCTGCGGTGGCGGCGCTTCCCTTTGTTCGGGAAACACGGCGGGTGGGCTCGCTCCGCCCCCAGGGCTCATTCTCGGAACCGACCGGTCCACCCCCACCCGATTTGGGGGCTGCGGCCGAGCCGTTGTCCCGCATCAACGCCCTCCCCCCGCTGGCCCGCGGCCTGAACGGACACGGCGTAGACGTGGGCTTCCTGGACGCGAGCTACGCCGGCCTTCGCCACCCCGTATTTTCGCACCTGCGCGCCAACGATCGGCTCGGGGGGCTACGGAACGTCACGGCTGGGCAGCAAGGAGGCACCCACGGCGCCAGCGTCGTGTCCGTGGCCGCCGGCTACGATCCCGGCTCGCTCGTGGGGCCGGCCCATGGGGCGACGATTTGGGGAGCGACGACGGAGTTTACCCAGTACGAGCGCAACGTGGAGGAGGACAACTTCGTAGCGGGCCTGGAGTGGCTTACCCGCCGCGGGGCAGACGTGGTAAACGCCTCAATCGGGTACACCCGTTTCGATGAGGGCCAGCGCAGCTACGGGCCCGAGGACCTGGACGGAGACACGGCCCTCACCACGCGAGCAGTCGACCAGGCCGCCCGGCGCGGCGTGACGGTAGTGGTCAGCGCCGGCAACAGCGGCTGCGGCACGCCGGCCAACTGCTGGTACTACGTCAACACGCCCGCCGACGCCGACTCGGCCATCGCGGTGGGCGCCATTGCCCCGGACTCGTCGGTGGCGTCTTTCAGCGCCCGCGGCCCGACCGCGGACGGTCGCCGCAAGCCGGACGTGGTGGTGCAGGGCGAGAAGGTGCCCGCCGCGTGGGAGAACGACCAGTACGCCCAGGTCGGTGGCACCTCCTTCGCCAGCCCCCAGGTGACCGGCATCGTCGCCCAAATGCTGCAGGTGAACCCCGCGCTGGGCCCAATCGAAGTCCGGCGGCTCCTGCGACAGACGGCCTCGCAGGCCCACGCCCCCGACACCACCCGCGGCTGGGGCATCGTGGACGCCGAGGCCGCCGTCCGACACGCCGAGTGGCAGGCACGCCGCACGGCGCCCCGCACCCTTCAGGCATCGACGCCAGACCCCGCTCTAGACGCCCCTTCACTCGTCGTTCCGGTATCTGCTCCGGCCCATACGACGACGATTCGGATCTCCCTCCGTACCGCACTCGGGCAAAGGGTGCGCCGCATCGAACGGGCGGGGCACCCCGGTCCCAACCGGCTTACGATCAACGTGGACGGCCTCCCGTCCGGCCTGTACCGGTACGTGGTAACGACGGACCGGGGCCACCGGGCCGCAGGGCGCGTCACAATTTCAAAGTAACCTCTCCGTCGGTATGGCGTTCTCGTTTGGGTACTCGCCCTGGCTGCTCCTCCTCTGCGTGGCGGTGGCGGGGGGCCTCACGTACTGGACCTACCGGGCGACCGTCCCTTCACTCAGTGCAGGGTGGCGCCTTTTGCTGGGCGGCCTCCGCTTTCTCGCCCTAGCCCTCATCTGCTTCCTGCTGTTTGAGCCCGTCCTGCAACAGTTTCAGTCGACCGAGCGCCCGCCGGTTCTGGCCGTCCTCCTCGACGACAGCCAGAGCATGCAGGTGGTGGCGAACGGGGACACTTCTGCCGCCCGCCCCAGCGCGGCCCGAAGCTCTGTGCGGCCAGTCGTGGACGCTTTTCAGGACGAGGCCATGCCGGGGACGACGCGCTTCTTCCGGATCGGGGACGGGGCGCCGCGGGGCCTCTCCGGATCGGTCCTCGACTCGCTCCGCTTCGACGACGCCCGCACAGACCTCGCGAACGGCCTCCAAGCGGCACCCGAGGAGTTGCGGAGTGAAAATCTGGGCGGCATCGTGCTCGTCTCTGATGGGCAGTACAACACAGGGCAAAATCCCCTGCGCGTGGCCGACCGGTCTCCGGTTCCTGTGCACACCGTCACCGTTGGCGACACCACCCGACAGCGCGATCTGCGCATCCAGAGCGTTACGACGAATGAGCGAGCCTACCTCAATTCGTCGGTGCCCGTCCGCGTTACCCTCAGCGCCACCGAGGGACCCGGCCAGCCGGTTTCCGTCACCCTCGAACAGGCCGGTCGCACGCTCGACCAACGCCAGGTGCGCCTGCCGAGCGGCACCGGAGAGGCGTCGGTGGATCTCACCTTTGAGCCCAAGCAGGCGGGTCGCCGACAGTTGACCGTGCGGGTCCCTCAGCTCTCCGGCGAAGTGACGACCCGCAACAACGCGCAGTCGGTATCGCTGCGGGTTCTGGAAAGCAAACGGCAGGTGCTGGTCCTCGGCGCGGCGCCCTCCCCCAACGTGAGCGCCCTCCGCCGCGTCTACGACCAGACCGCCGACACAGAGGTCACGACCCGCATCCCAACCCCTGAAGGGTCCTTCCTGGAGGGCCCCCTGCCGGACGACCTGTCGTCCTTCGATGTCGTAGTCCTCGCCGGCTTTCCGAGCACCTCCGTGCCCGACGACATAACGCAGCGCGTCGCCACGCTCGTGGACGATGGCACCCCTGCCCTCTTCTTTCTCGACCGCCAGACGGACCTATCCGCCTGGACTGAGCACTTCGACGCGGTATTGCCCGCCCGCCCCGATGCACCAATCTCATCGTTTTCGGAGGCCTCTTTCAGGGTCGTGGAGAGCGCCCGGCAACATCCTGTCTTTCGCATCGAGGACGCCGAAGGGGCGTTGTTTGAGCGGCTCCCGCCCCTTCAGATTCCCACGTCTGCGTGGACGCCCACGCCGGACGCTCAGGTGCTGGGCACCGCCGCCACGACATCCGCTCCCCTTCTGGTTCTTCGTCGCCGCGCGGGCCTGCGTACCGCCGTCCTTCTCGGAAGCGGGGTGTGGCGGTGGGCGCTTCTGCCGTCGGAGCTTCGGGCGGCCGATCCGCTCTGGCCCGGCCTGGCCTCCAACCTGCTTCGGTGGGCCAGCACCGAGGCGGACGATTCGCCGGTGCGCGTCCGCCCCACCGCCTCCACCTTCGGGGGCACCGACGCTGCCTCCTTCACCGGCCGGGTATACGACGAGAGCATGCAGCCGGTGTCGGAGGCCACGGTGGACGTAACGGTCACGGACTCCACCGGCACCGAATACCCCTACACCATGGACCCGGCCGGGCAGGGCCGGTACACACTCGACATCGGGACGCTGCCGGAGGGCACCTACCAGTACGACGCCCAAGCCCGGCTCGGCGAAGCCAATTTGGGGACGGACCAGGGGACATTCTCTGTGGCCCCCCTCCGGATTGAGTACCAGTCGCCTCGCGCCGACGCCGTGCTCATGCGTCAACTGGCCAGCCGGTCGGGCGGAGCGTCCTACACGCCCCAGACGGTCGACCGGTTGCCAGAAAAGCTGTCCGGCCAGGCCTCTTTTTCCAACGAGGTCGTCCAGCAGTCTTCAGAAGCCGAACTGTGGCGCACGTCGCTCTTCCTGATCGCCATTCTCGCCCTGCTGGCCAGCGAGTGGACGCTGCGAAAATTCTTCGGACTCACGTGATGACCCATGGCCGCCGAATCTCTCGGGGGATCGCTTCGTTGGTTCATTCTGGCCACCCCGAATTACCGGGGTGAGCTGATCGTCAGCGTCGCATACGAATCTACCACCTCCGAATGCTCTCCTCCGTCTCGCCCGTTGATCGCTCCCACCTCCCCGACCCCGTCGCCGACGTTGCCGACGAGGCGCAGTCTCTGGCCCAGGTCCTGGTGGGCGTGCGGCGCTACCTGCACCAGCACCCCGAGGTGGGAATGGAGGAGCACAACACATCCCGCTTCATTCGGGAAACGCTTGAGGGGTACGGGCTCGACGTGCATGGCCCGATCGCCGGCACCGGGCTGTATGTCGATATCGAGGGCGAAGCCCCAGGCGGGGCCGTAGGCTACCGGGCCGACATCGACGCCCTGCCCACGCAGGATCAGAAGCAAGTGCCCTACCGCTCACAGACCCCCGGCGTCGCCCACCTCTGCGGGCACGACGCCCACACGGCCATCGCCATCGGGGTTGCCCTGGTGCTCCACAACAACCGTGATCGACTACAGGGGCGGGCCCGCGTCTTTTTTCAGCCCAACGAGGAAGGTCTCCCCAGCGGAGCGCCCCTCATGATCCGAGGGGGGGTCCTGGAAGGGCTCGACGCCGTGTACGCGGTGCACGTCGACCCGACCTTAGAGGTGGGACGCTACGGCCTCATCACCGGTCCCGTGACGGCCTCCTCCGACCGATTCGAGGTCCGGATTCGGCAGGAAGGGACCGGCCATTCGGCCCGTCCCCACGAGGGTGCCGATACCGTATGGATCGCCTCGCAGCTGATGAATCAGTTTTACCAGCTGTCTGGACGCATCACCGACGCCCGCACCCCGAGCGTCCTGACCGTCACCATGCTGGACGGCAGTGAGGCCCACAACGTGATCCCCGAACAGGCCTCTCTCGGAGGCACCCTGCGGACTGTCTCCCGAGACGATCGCGAGACGATCCGTGCCTACATGCACCAGACCGCCGACCGGATGGAGGCGCTCCATAGTGCACATGTGGAGTTGGATTTTGAGGACGGGTCTCCCCCCGTGATCAACGACGAGGACGCCATCGCGAACGTGGAGGACACCATCCGGGAGACGTTCGGGGAGGAGGCGATTCACCAGATCTCAGAGTCGAGCATGGGCGGCGAGGACTTCGCCCACTACCTGAAGCACGTCTCTGGCGGCTTCATTCGGGTTGGCACGGCGTCCGGCCCGGAAACCAGCTATCCCCTGCATCACCACCGGTTCGACCTCGACGAGACGCCCCTCGCCCCCACCTCTCGCCTGATGGCACGGGTGCTTCTGAACCACCTGGACCAGGAGACATCGGGGGACACCTCCACCGGCCCCGATCTGACGTCGACGGACAACGGGACTCCTGAAGTGACCCATTAACCCCCATTCCAGTAGGGCATGCACCTCCGTGGTGTGCCCGTCGGACTACGCTTCACTGGTGGGAGACCCGAAGAGACGTCTCCCCCTTGTATGGGCTCCGTGTTTTGTGTTGACTCCGTATTTGTGTTGACTCCGCATAGGACCGAGCCGAGGGGACCACAGGGTACAGGGCGGTATTTTGCACTGATGCAGTCGGCCTGTTGACGTTCGTTCAGACTTGACCAGAAGTCGCCCTTTTGTTATTTTATATTCAAATGTTTGAACAGACAATTCCTAGTCTCCGGTCTGGATCCCCGTGGATCCATGCGTCTGCTTTCGTGGAGCGTCGTACTTCTTCTCTTAGGGGGCGGGACTGTCTTCTCCCCCCGATCCGTCGCCGCACAGCCGGCGCCCGGAGATGTAGTGATCAACGAGGTTTTATACGCCCCGTCGCCCTCGACCAATGAGTTTGTCGAGTTCTATAACCGGTCTGGAGGCCCCATTGCACTTGAAGAGCTTGCTTTCGCGGACGCCAACCAGTCGTACGAACCGGTAGCGGCGACCGACACGATGCTGAGTGACGGAGCCCATGTCGTCCTGGTGCGGGACCCGGAGGCCTTCACGGCGGCGTTCTCGAGCGCGACGTTCCTGACACCGGACGAGTGGCCAGCGCTCAACAATGGGGGCGATACGGTCTACCTCCGTCACACCCCCTCCAGCACCTCTCTCGACTCGGTGCCGTACGATCCCTCGTGGGGCGGTCGTGACGGCCGGTCCCTGGAACGGATCGATCCGGGTGGGCCGTCCGACACC
This is a stretch of genomic DNA from Salinibacter grassmerensis. It encodes these proteins:
- a CDS encoding cytidine deaminase → MPLPDSALDPLRRRARELLPRAHVPFSDASAAAVLLLDDGNWIPGVRLESASYSLTIPALLNAYTTAVALGRETSIAAFVLSRPFRREEALYVEDLPQGPFKPAADDAWIRGAGQNSTLPTVQSPVPPGLDVSIDETEDGVQAVRHVSQRAHVPSSGYPVGAILDTQEGPFVPGVNVEHPDWARILCAERNALGTLQSYALPSPRHLYLTCEDDANGTPCGACRQLLAELAPEATLWMDRHGAPPERSSVSALLPGSFQGRALLGAS
- a CDS encoding calcium/sodium antiporter; this translates as MTLYVFLFFAGLLLLYLGAEGLIQGASSIALQYGIRPVVLGLTVVALGTSMPEYLVNVFALISGESPLAIGNIIGSNISNVALILGACAMVLPLAVAPDVLRREYPVMLGVMVLFYLCALDGVIGARDGIAMVILLSGLAAYVFYDAHQTTKGTVLESMEGELDSADPELSTVAKTVYVTGGMGGLTLGAHLMVENALAISDVLNIDHVVIGLTVVAIGTSLPELAASMVGTLKKEVDMTVGNVIGSNLLNVLFVVGTLAIAEPITVDPETIRLHFPVMLGFCALVVPLTWWDQKITRVEGAFMVIAFLAFMVFLYV
- a CDS encoding S8 family serine peptidase; translation: MCESPASALGEVFPSGLLSGLPVRTARLPPVLAVTICLCAFCIVQPAGGTPADSASAEKYWILLTDRPSEPSSISDTSSARPVAPAFLNRLRALNVRPLVRSRWLHAVSARLSPDTRAAVAALPFVRETRRVGSLRPQGSFSEPTGPPPPDLGAAAEPLSRINALPPLARGLNGHGVDVGFLDASYAGLRHPVFSHLRANDRLGGLRNVTAGQQGGTHGASVVSVAAGYDPGSLVGPAHGATIWGATTEFTQYERNVEEDNFVAGLEWLTRRGADVVNASIGYTRFDEGQRSYGPEDLDGDTALTTRAVDQAARRGVTVVVSAGNSGCGTPANCWYYVNTPADADSAIAVGAIAPDSSVASFSARGPTADGRRKPDVVVQGEKVPAAWENDQYAQVGGTSFASPQVTGIVAQMLQVNPALGPIEVRRLLRQTASQAHAPDTTRGWGIVDAEAAVRHAEWQARRTAPRTLQASTPDPALDAPSLVVPVSAPAHTTTIRISLRTALGQRVRRIERAGHPGPNRLTINVDGLPSGLYRYVVTTDRGHRAAGRVTISK
- a CDS encoding vWA domain-containing protein is translated as MAFSFGYSPWLLLLCVAVAGGLTYWTYRATVPSLSAGWRLLLGGLRFLALALICFLLFEPVLQQFQSTERPPVLAVLLDDSQSMQVVANGDTSAARPSAARSSVRPVVDAFQDEAMPGTTRFFRIGDGAPRGLSGSVLDSLRFDDARTDLANGLQAAPEELRSENLGGIVLVSDGQYNTGQNPLRVADRSPVPVHTVTVGDTTRQRDLRIQSVTTNERAYLNSSVPVRVTLSATEGPGQPVSVTLEQAGRTLDQRQVRLPSGTGEASVDLTFEPKQAGRRQLTVRVPQLSGEVTTRNNAQSVSLRVLESKRQVLVLGAAPSPNVSALRRVYDQTADTEVTTRIPTPEGSFLEGPLPDDLSSFDVVVLAGFPSTSVPDDITQRVATLVDDGTPALFFLDRQTDLSAWTEHFDAVLPARPDAPISSFSEASFRVVESARQHPVFRIEDAEGALFERLPPLQIPTSAWTPTPDAQVLGTAATTSAPLLVLRRRAGLRTAVLLGSGVWRWALLPSELRAADPLWPGLASNLLRWASTEADDSPVRVRPTASTFGGTDAASFTGRVYDESMQPVSEATVDVTVTDSTGTEYPYTMDPAGQGRYTLDIGTLPEGTYQYDAQARLGEANLGTDQGTFSVAPLRIEYQSPRADAVLMRQLASRSGGASYTPQTVDRLPEKLSGQASFSNEVVQQSSEAELWRTSLFLIAILALLASEWTLRKFFGLT
- a CDS encoding M20 family metallopeptidase, which gives rise to MLSSVSPVDRSHLPDPVADVADEAQSLAQVLVGVRRYLHQHPEVGMEEHNTSRFIRETLEGYGLDVHGPIAGTGLYVDIEGEAPGGAVGYRADIDALPTQDQKQVPYRSQTPGVAHLCGHDAHTAIAIGVALVLHNNRDRLQGRARVFFQPNEEGLPSGAPLMIRGGVLEGLDAVYAVHVDPTLEVGRYGLITGPVTASSDRFEVRIRQEGTGHSARPHEGADTVWIASQLMNQFYQLSGRITDARTPSVLTVTMLDGSEAHNVIPEQASLGGTLRTVSRDDRETIRAYMHQTADRMEALHSAHVELDFEDGSPPVINDEDAIANVEDTIRETFGEEAIHQISESSMGGEDFAHYLKHVSGGFIRVGTASGPETSYPLHHHRFDLDETPLAPTSRLMARVLLNHLDQETSGDTSTGPDLTSTDNGTPEVTH